The Pseudodesulfovibrio sp. zrk46 genome contains a region encoding:
- the cutC gene encoding choline trimethylamine-lyase — MDLQAFSDKLAEATKNLSPEDRSSLRKIFEGVSAEVFSAQPEAAKPVCTKGAGIPDGPTERHLKLKEAFLKVVPSVSIHRARTITQVAKENPGLPPILMRSKSFKRCCETAPIVIQDNELIVGAPNGAPRAGAFSPDIEWRWMKAELDTIATRPQDPFYVSEADKKELREEIFPYWEHKSVDEYCEGQYREAGLWQMSGESYVSDCSYHAVNGGGDSNPGYDVILMKKGMLDIQAEAKAHLEELDYANPEDLEKIYFYKSLIETAEGVMIYAKRISAYAAELATKETDPARKAELLKISEVNARVPAHKPSTFWEAIQAVWTIESLLPMEENQTGMSIGRVDQYMYEFFKADLEAGRMTEYEAFDLAGCMLIKMSEMMWLTSEEGSKFFAGYQPFVNMCVGGVTRKGQDATNDLTYLLMDAVRHVKIYQPSLATRVHKNSPQKYLKKIVDVIRSGMGFPAVHFDESHIPMMLAKGVSMEDARDYCLMGCVEPQKAGRLYQWTSTGYTQWPICIELVLNHGVPLWYGKQVTPDAGDLSQYDTYEKFEAAVKDQIKWITEKTSIATVISQRVHREHAPKPLMSMMYEGCMETGRDVSAGGAMYNFGPGVIWSGLATYADSMAAIKKLVFDDKKYTLQELNAALIAEFKGYEQVQKDCLAAPKYGNDDDYADSIAADLVHFTEEEHRKYKTLYSVLSHGTLSISNNTPFGQLLGASANGRDAWMPLSDGISPTQGADFKGPTAIIKSVSKMPNEDMNIGMVHNFKLMSGLLDTPEGENGIITLIRTACMLGNGEMQFNYLDNDTLLDAQKHPEKYRDLVVRVAGYSAFFVELCKDVQDEIISRTMLHEI; from the coding sequence GTGGATCTTCAAGCATTTTCCGATAAACTTGCCGAAGCTACCAAGAATCTGAGCCCCGAGGACCGCTCCTCTCTCAGAAAGATCTTTGAGGGTGTTTCCGCTGAAGTGTTCAGCGCTCAGCCCGAAGCAGCCAAGCCCGTTTGCACCAAAGGTGCCGGCATCCCCGACGGTCCGACCGAGCGTCACCTGAAGCTGAAGGAGGCCTTCCTCAAGGTCGTCCCGAGCGTGAGCATCCACCGCGCACGCACCATCACCCAGGTCGCCAAGGAAAACCCGGGCCTGCCCCCGATCCTGATGCGCTCGAAGTCCTTCAAGCGCTGCTGCGAAACCGCACCGATCGTCATTCAGGACAACGAACTCATCGTTGGCGCTCCTAACGGCGCTCCTCGCGCCGGAGCCTTCTCTCCGGACATCGAATGGCGCTGGATGAAGGCCGAGCTGGACACCATCGCAACCCGTCCTCAGGACCCCTTTTATGTCTCCGAAGCAGACAAGAAGGAACTCCGCGAAGAGATCTTCCCCTACTGGGAACACAAGTCCGTTGATGAGTACTGCGAAGGCCAGTACCGCGAAGCAGGCCTGTGGCAGATGTCCGGTGAATCTTACGTTTCCGACTGCTCCTACCACGCAGTGAACGGCGGTGGCGACTCCAACCCGGGTTACGACGTCATCCTGATGAAGAAGGGCATGCTCGACATTCAGGCCGAAGCAAAAGCCCACCTCGAGGAGCTGGACTACGCCAACCCTGAGGATCTGGAGAAGATCTACTTCTACAAGTCCCTGATCGAGACCGCGGAAGGCGTCATGATCTACGCCAAGCGAATCTCCGCCTACGCTGCCGAACTGGCTACCAAGGAGACCGATCCCGCACGCAAGGCCGAGCTGCTGAAGATTTCCGAAGTCAACGCTCGCGTCCCGGCCCACAAGCCCTCCACCTTCTGGGAAGCCATCCAGGCTGTCTGGACCATCGAGTCCCTGCTGCCCATGGAAGAAAACCAGACCGGCATGTCCATCGGCCGTGTCGACCAGTACATGTACGAGTTCTTCAAGGCTGACCTTGAAGCGGGTCGCATGACCGAGTACGAGGCATTCGACCTGGCCGGTTGTATGCTGATCAAGATGTCCGAGATGATGTGGCTGACCTCCGAAGAAGGCTCCAAGTTCTTCGCCGGTTACCAGCCCTTCGTAAACATGTGCGTCGGTGGTGTCACCCGCAAGGGCCAGGACGCTACCAATGACCTGACCTACCTGCTTATGGACGCTGTCCGTCACGTGAAGATTTACCAGCCTTCTCTGGCAACTCGCGTGCACAAGAACTCCCCGCAGAAGTACCTGAAGAAGATCGTCGACGTCATCCGCTCCGGCATGGGCTTCCCCGCCGTTCACTTCGACGAATCCCACATCCCCATGATGCTCGCCAAGGGCGTAAGCATGGAAGATGCCCGCGACTACTGCCTCATGGGTTGCGTTGAGCCGCAGAAGGCCGGCCGCCTCTACCAGTGGACCTCCACCGGTTACACCCAGTGGCCTATCTGCATCGAGCTCGTCCTCAACCACGGCGTACCTCTCTGGTACGGCAAGCAGGTGACCCCGGACGCAGGCGATCTGAGCCAGTACGACACTTACGAGAAGTTCGAAGCTGCCGTTAAGGACCAGATCAAGTGGATCACCGAGAAGACCAGCATCGCTACCGTCATCTCCCAGCGTGTCCACCGCGAGCATGCTCCCAAGCCGCTCATGTCCATGATGTACGAGGGCTGCATGGAGACCGGCCGCGACGTTTCCGCCGGTGGTGCCATGTACAACTTCGGTCCCGGCGTCATCTGGAGTGGTCTGGCCACCTACGCCGACTCCATGGCCGCCATCAAAAAGCTGGTCTTCGACGACAAGAAATACACCCTGCAGGAACTCAACGCTGCACTCATCGCCGAATTCAAGGGCTACGAGCAGGTCCAGAAGGACTGCCTCGCCGCACCCAAGTACGGTAACGATGACGACTACGCAGACTCCATTGCCGCTGATCTGGTTCACTTCACCGAAGAAGAGCACCGCAAGTACAAGACCCTGTACTCCGTGCTGAGCCACGGCACCCTGTCCATCTCGAACAACACCCCGTTCGGTCAGCTGCTGGGCGCCTCCGCCAACGGCCGCGACGCATGGATGCCTCTCTCCGACGGTATCAGCCCGACTCAGGGCGCGGACTTCAAGGGCCCCACCGCCATCATCAAGTCCGTCTCCAAGATGCCCAACGAAGACATGAACATCGGCATGGTTCACAACTTCAAGCTGATGTCCGGCCTGCTGGATACCCCGGAAGGTGAAAACGGCATCATCACCCTGATCCGCACCGCCTGCATGCTCGGCAACGGCGAAATGCAGTTCAACTACCTGGACAACGACACCCTCCTGGATGCTCAGAAGCACCCTGAGAAGTACCGTGATCTCGTCGTCCGCGTGGCTGGCTACAGCGCCTTCTTCGTCGAACTCTGCAAGGACGTTCAGGACGAGATCATCAGCCGCACCATGCTGCACGAGATCTAA
- a CDS encoding aldehyde dehydrogenase family protein, whose protein sequence is MIIDNDLLSIQQARILAENAFEAQKKLAAFPQEKLDAIVEHVAQAVEQHAQSLALMSQEETDSGIWQDKFAKNTFVCKHVCEHLRGMQCVGVIGEDKENELMDIGVPVGVIVAASPVTSPVSTTIYKTLIAIKSGNAIVFTPHPRVMKSISHVLDIMIEAAHAAGLPEGCLAYLDTVTKAGSQELMNHPSVSLIMVSGVPGMLRLAQCSGKAIIYGGTGNGPAFIERTADLNQAVKDIITSKTFDNGMAPSAEQSIVVESCIADDVAHILEGHGAYFMSEEESLKLADLFFCPAGQRKKGTVGVPAATLARRAGFHVPEDVKVLIARRKYVSETDPYSRELLSPVLAFYEEDDWMHACEKCIELLLHERNSHTLSIHSGDKEVIRQFALKKPVGRLLVNTPASFGGMGATTNLFPSMTLGSGSAGRGITSDNVSPKNLIYVRKVGYGVRTVEDAQCAKTTVEHSGHPDKTNTQTNDSKALHALQHILKEAINVINDPSDR, encoded by the coding sequence ATGATTATCGACAACGACCTGCTCTCCATTCAGCAAGCCAGAATTCTGGCGGAGAACGCTTTTGAGGCACAGAAAAAACTGGCCGCCTTCCCGCAAGAGAAGCTGGATGCAATCGTGGAGCACGTAGCCCAGGCAGTCGAACAACACGCCCAGTCCCTTGCGCTCATGTCCCAAGAGGAAACGGATAGTGGCATTTGGCAGGACAAGTTTGCCAAGAACACCTTCGTATGCAAGCACGTTTGCGAACATCTTCGCGGCATGCAGTGCGTCGGCGTCATTGGCGAGGACAAGGAGAATGAACTTATGGATATCGGCGTTCCCGTCGGTGTCATTGTTGCGGCTTCTCCCGTCACCAGTCCGGTTTCCACCACCATTTACAAGACTCTGATAGCCATCAAGTCCGGAAACGCCATTGTCTTCACTCCGCATCCCCGGGTCATGAAGAGCATCAGCCATGTGCTGGACATCATGATCGAAGCGGCCCACGCCGCAGGGCTTCCCGAAGGCTGCCTTGCCTACCTGGATACAGTCACCAAGGCTGGCTCCCAGGAGCTCATGAACCATCCTTCGGTTTCCCTGATCATGGTTTCCGGTGTCCCCGGCATGCTGCGACTCGCCCAATGTTCGGGCAAGGCCATCATCTACGGGGGAACCGGCAATGGCCCTGCGTTCATCGAACGCACTGCCGATCTGAATCAGGCCGTCAAAGACATCATCACCAGCAAGACCTTCGACAATGGCATGGCCCCTTCGGCCGAACAGTCCATCGTCGTGGAATCCTGCATCGCTGACGATGTCGCCCATATCCTCGAAGGACACGGAGCCTACTTCATGTCCGAAGAGGAATCGCTGAAGCTCGCCGACCTCTTCTTCTGCCCCGCCGGGCAGCGCAAGAAGGGAACGGTAGGCGTTCCGGCGGCCACTCTGGCACGACGCGCAGGCTTCCACGTCCCCGAAGACGTGAAGGTTCTCATTGCCCGTCGCAAATACGTCTCCGAAACCGATCCCTATTCCCGCGAACTCCTTTCTCCGGTGCTCGCTTTCTACGAAGAAGACGACTGGATGCACGCATGCGAAAAGTGCATCGAGCTGCTCCTGCACGAAAGGAACTCTCACACCCTGTCCATTCACTCCGGAGACAAAGAGGTCATTCGTCAGTTCGCGCTGAAGAAGCCTGTGGGCAGGCTGCTGGTAAACACACCCGCCTCTTTCGGCGGCATGGGCGCCACCACCAACCTTTTCCCGTCCATGACGCTGGGCAGCGGCTCGGCCGGACGCGGCATCACTTCCGACAACGTCTCCCCCAAGAACCTCATCTACGTGAGGAAAGTGGGCTACGGCGTCAGAACGGTGGAAGACGCCCAGTGCGCAAAGACAACCGTCGAGCACAGCGGCCACCCGGACAAGACAAACACACAAACAAACGATTCCAAGGCGTTGCATGCCCTGCAACATATTTTGAAGGAAGCGATCAACGTCATTAACGATCCCTCGGATCGATAG
- a CDS encoding BMC domain-containing protein: MGLIETFGIVFAMEAADAMMKTADVELIGYENVASGYISVLVQGDVAACKAAVESGVKAVEAMDAEVYASLVIPTPHPDLEKITKLYAIENLLP, from the coding sequence ATGGGTCTCATCGAAACCTTCGGCATCGTCTTCGCCATGGAAGCAGCCGACGCAATGATGAAGACCGCCGACGTTGAACTGATCGGCTACGAGAACGTTGCTTCCGGTTACATCTCCGTACTGGTTCAGGGCGACGTCGCTGCCTGCAAGGCCGCTGTCGAATCCGGCGTTAAGGCCGTGGAAGCCATGGACGCAGAAGTCTACGCTTCTCTGGTCATCCCCACCCCGCACCCTGATCTTGAAAAAATCACCAAGCTCTACGCTATTGAAAACCTGCTCCCCTAA